The following coding sequences lie in one Cygnus olor isolate bCygOlo1 chromosome 8, bCygOlo1.pri.v2, whole genome shotgun sequence genomic window:
- the LOC121074312 gene encoding cytochrome P450 4B1: MKATWLGVDVARVLHLAAVFCLTCVLLKAIQLYHRRRELLRALAAFPGHPTHWLLGHVHEFLKEEEALDKVEVWSQKYLYAHPLWFGSFSAFLVVTDPDYAKALFARGDPKDNISYKHLIPWIGEGLLILHGPKWHQHRKLLTPGFHYDVLKPYVALMAESTDVMLDKWEKLVTDGKPVELFEHVSLMTLDSIMKCAFSYHSNCQTNRKNTYIQAVYDLCQMVHQRLRIFPYHNDFIYWLSPHGFRFRKVCQLAHDHTDKVIHERKESLKDEREFEKIQKKRHLDFLDILLCAKDENGASLSDEDLRAEVDTFMFEGHDTTASGISWLLYCMALHPEHQARCREEIQGILGDRETLQWEDLGKMTYSTMCIKESLRLYPPVPGVSRQLNKPITFHDGRTLPEGCVVAISIYAIHRNPMVWKDPLVFDPLRFSPENTSGRHSHAFLPFAAGIRNCIGQQFAMNELKVALALTLLRFELSPDPANPPMKIPQIILRSKNGIHLHLKKIH; the protein is encoded by the exons ATGAAGGCGACCTGGCTGGGCGTGGATGTGGCCCGGGTGCTGCACTTGGCCGCCGTTTTCTGCCTGACCTGCGTGCTGCTGAAGGCCATCCAGCTCTACCACCGGCGGAGGGAGCTGCTCCGGGCTCTGGCCGCCTTCCCCGGGCACCCCACGCACTGGCTGCTCGGGCACGTCCACGAG TTTCTCAAAGAGGAAGAGGCGCTGGACAAGGTAGAGGTCTGGTCACAGAAGTACCTGTATGCCCACCCTCTCTGGTTTGGGAGCTTCTCGGCATTCCTGGTTGTCACCGATCCTGACTATGCCAAGGCCCTGTTTGCCAGAGGAG ATCCCAAGGATAACATCAGCTATAAACACCTTATCCCGTGGATTG GGGAAGGGTTGCTGATCCTACATGGGCCAAAATGGCACCAACACCGAAAGCTCCTGACACCAGGGTTTCATTACGACGTCCTGAAGCCTTACGTAGCCCTGATGGCAGAGTCTACCGACGTGATGCTG GATAAATGGGAAAAGCTGGTCACAGATGGGAAACCAGTGGAGCTCTTCGAGCATGTCAGCTTGATGACTCTTGATAGCATCATGAAATGTGCCTTCAGCTATCACAGCAACTGCCAGACCAACAG GAAAAACACCTACATCCAGGCCGTCTACGACCTGTGCCAGATGGTGCACCAGCGGCTCCGCATCTTCCCCTACCACAACGACTTCATTTACTGGCTCAGCCCCCACGGATTCCGGTTCAGGAAGGTCTGCCAGCTCGCTCATGACCACACAG ACAAGGTGATCCACGAGCGGAAGGAGTCCCTTAAAGATGAACGGGAATTTGAGAAGATCCAGAAGAAGAGGCATTTGGACTTCCTGGACATTCTGCTCTGTGCCAAG GACGAGAATGGAGCTAGCCTGTCTGATGAGGACCTGCGTGCTGAGGTGGACACGTTCATGTTCGAGGGGCACGACACGACGGCCAGCGGGATCTCCTGGCTCTTGTACTGCATGGCACTGCACCCCGAGCACCAGGCGCGCTGCAGGGAGGAGATCCAGGGCATCCTGGGCGACCGGGAGACACTTCAGTG GGAGGACCTGGGGAAGATGACTTACAGCACCATGTGCATCAAGGAGAGCCTTCGCCTTTACCCGCCGGTCCCCGGCGTGTCCCGGCAGCTCAACAAACCCATCACCTTCCACGACGGACGCACCCTGCCAGAAG GCTGCGTCGTCGCGATTAGCATTTATGCCATTCACCGAAACCCCATGGTATGGAAAGATCCTTTG GTGTTTGACCCTTTGCGGTTTTCTCCAGAGAACACGTCTGGCAGGCACTCTCATGcctttctgccttttgctgCTGGAATCAG GAACTGCATCGGGCAGCAGTTTGCCATGAACGAGTTGAAAGTGGCCCTGGCCCTGACCCTGCTCCGCTTCGAGCTGTCCCCTGACCCAGCCAATCCCCCCATGAAGATACCTCAGATCATCCTTCGCTCCAAGAACGGCATTCACCTGCACTTAAAGAAAATCCACTGA
- the PDZK1IP1 gene encoding PDZK1-interacting protein 1, with amino-acid sequence MSLIIYPAHSCGREGAERSAALPRRAGAAPHRPAPQPRTVPAPSPHRPRTMPALGLVALGLLLALEPASCQEARGKLQPWSQGVIAVVVFLVLVAIVFVVNRFWCNKKKDNVESGVTTGAKEEAVTSNSHEGRYMSTANDFRSEESKHAYENTLEPEERVMTTAM; translated from the exons ATGAGTTTGATAATTTACCCGGCTCATTCCTGCGGGAGGGAGGGCGCCGAGCGCAGCGCGGCTCTTCCCCGGCGAGCAGGGGCCGCTCCGCACCGCCCCGCACCGCAGCCCCGCACCGTCCCCGCACCGTCCCCGCACCGTCCCCGCACCATGCCGGCCCTGGGGCTCGTCGCCCTCGGGCTCCTCCTGGCGCTGGAGCCCGCAAGCTGCCAGGAAG ccaGGGGTAAACTCCAGCCGTGGTCGCAAGGTGTCATCGCAGTGGTGGTGTTCCTGGTCCTGGTGGCGATCGTCTTTGTGGTCAACAGGTTCTGGTGTAATAAGAAGAA GGATAACGTTGAGTCAGGGGTGACCACAGGGGCCAAGGAGGAGGCTGTCACATCCAACAGCCACGAAGGGAGATACATGAGCACCGCAAATGACTTCAG GTCCGAGGAGAGCAAGCACGCCTACGAGAACACGCTGGAGCCGGAGGAGAGGGTGATGACCACCGCCATGTAG